The sequence ATGCGAATCGTTTTAATCACGAGCCTGAAAGAACGAGGAAACTGCTCGTTCACGCGAAGGAAATAAAACGCCTCACCGGCAAGATCAAGGAAAAGGGGCTCACTCTTGTCCCCCTCAAAATGTATTTCAATGATGCGGGGAAAGTGAAAATAGAACTGGGTCTTGCGAAAGGCAAGAGAGCGTACGACAAGAGAAAGACGATAGCAGACCGGGACGCGAAAAGAGATATGGAACGGGCCATGAAGGACAAGATCCGTGAAAGGTGATGGGATGGTGGAAGTAAAGAGAAGCAAAGGGTGGACTGTCATATCGGCCTTAATGGTCGCTGCCGTTTTCATGGCGGTCCTGCCGCGAGAAGCGGATGCACAGGGAACTCTCGAACCTGAAAGCACTTTGGGTGTCGTATATGCGGATGGCAGACAGACGGAGGAAGTCTCTCTCTACAGGCTGGACAGACCCAGTGAAGAACTGTTCATGTCGGCCTACGATCTGGCCAGGATATTTCGGGCGTCGAGGTACTGGAATCCAGGCGCAAGAAAGCTGATACTCCGGATCGATGACGAGAGATACATGTTCACTCTCGATACGAGGGTAGTCCTGGTCGATAACGAACCGATCCTGATGAGGGTCCCGGTAAAATATACCGAGGGACTTGTAATGATCCCCCTCGAGTTCATTTCAAACATCCTTACTTCGAACGCATCGGAGATGATCGAGATCGATGAGAAGAGGCTGGTCCTCACTATCGGGTCTCCCGAATACAATGTGACCGGCCTCGAATTCGCCGATGATGATTCAGGTACAAAGGTGATCCTGTCCCTGTCCGAAGAGCTTCTCTACCATGTGGACAGTGATACGCCGGGGCTTCTCAGGTTGAAGATATACGGTGGACGGCTCAATTCTCTCAAGATGTCAGCATCGGAAGGTCTGGGACTTGTGAACAGGGTGAGGGCCGAGCAGACAGATCACGATTCATATATATTCCTGGACGTCAACAGGACCGTTTCGAGATTCCAGGTCGAATTTCTCGAAGATTCACAGGAGGACGAGCGTGATTTCCGAACGCCCGGGAGGAAACTTGTTATTTTCCTGGAGAAGGGTGACCTTCCCGAGATACCGGAGGCCGATTATGCCGGACGGAGGATGACGGAGATCCTGGACGAGGGGGCCGGTCAGGGCGGATTTGTCCTGAAGAAGATCGCGATAGATGCCGGGCATGGCGGCGTTGACAAGGGGAAAATAAGCTCCTCCGGGGTCCGTGAAAAGGATATCAACCTCGATGTCGCAAGATTGCTCGAGGAGCAGCTGAAAAATGAATTCGGTGTCGAAGTCGTTATGACGAGGTCGGAAGATGTCCTCGTGCCACTTGGAAGAAGAGCAGAGATAGCCAACTCAGAGGGGGCGGATCTCTTTATCAGTATCCATTGCAACGGTTGGTTTCATGAGGATGCCAGCGGTTTCGAGACATTCTTCCTTTCGCCCGCGCGGACAGAGGCCGACGAACGGCTGGCCCGCGAGGAGAACGCATCCCTGAGGTTCGAAACTACGGACCTGAGGCCGGATGAGCTGGAGGATCTGGATTTTATCCTCTGGGACATGGTCCAGAACGAATTTATAAATGAGAGCAGCGAGCTGGCTGAACTTGTACAGCGGGAACTGGCGGAGGTCCTGGATATACGGAATCGCGGCGTCAAGCAGGCGGGCCTGCTCGTGTTGAGGGGGCTGCATATGCCGGCAGTGCTGGTCGAGCTGGCCTTTCTATCCAA comes from Candidatus Latescibacterota bacterium and encodes:
- the smpB gene encoding SsrA-binding protein SmpB; translated protein: MKVICTNRKARYDFFILETIEAGMVLRGTEVKSLRDGGAHLKDSYASIENGELFLFSAHIGPYKHANRFNHEPERTRKLLVHAKEIKRLTGKIKEKGLTLVPLKMYFNDAGKVKIELGLAKGKRAYDKRKTIADRDAKRDMERAMKDKIRER
- a CDS encoding N-acetylmuramoyl-L-alanine amidase — encoded protein: MKGDGMVEVKRSKGWTVISALMVAAVFMAVLPREADAQGTLEPESTLGVVYADGRQTEEVSLYRLDRPSEELFMSAYDLARIFRASRYWNPGARKLILRIDDERYMFTLDTRVVLVDNEPILMRVPVKYTEGLVMIPLEFISNILTSNASEMIEIDEKRLVLTIGSPEYNVTGLEFADDDSGTKVILSLSEELLYHVDSDTPGLLRLKIYGGRLNSLKMSASEGLGLVNRVRAEQTDHDSYIFLDVNRTVSRFQVEFLEDSQEDERDFRTPGRKLVIFLEKGDLPEIPEADYAGRRMTEILDEGAGQGGFVLKKIAIDAGHGGVDKGKISSSGVREKDINLDVARLLEEQLKNEFGVEVVMTRSEDVLVPLGRRAEIANSEGADLFISIHCNGWFHEDASGFETFFLSPARTEADERLAREENASLRFETTDLRPDELEDLDFILWDMVQNEFINESSELAELVQRELAEVLDIRNRGVKQAGLLVLRGLHMPAVLVELAFLSNPEEEELLQDPLFRARTVQGIVEAIRRYRDKRSGGGL